A portion of the Heliangelus exortis chromosome 28, bHelExo1.hap1, whole genome shotgun sequence genome contains these proteins:
- the C28H19orf25 gene encoding UPF0449 protein C19orf25 homolog codes for MMSSKAKRVLSTRPEFPSLEQILSDVRGSPPTDPIFLLPEELCGDQGPSPGSPIPTEERERLFQQSRRYLEMNQRLRESREQLRERREELERAGAALEQSIAQMRQKAL; via the exons atgatGAGCTCCAAGGCCAAGCGGGTCCTTTCCACCCGCCCCGAgttccccagcctggagcagatCCTGAGCGACGTGCGGGGCTCCCCCCCCACTGACcccatcttcctcctccccgAGGAGCTCTGCGGGGACCAGGGACCCTCCCCGG gcTCCCCCATCCCCACGGAGGAGCGGGAGCGGCTGTTCCAGCAGAGCCGTCGTTACCTGGAGATGAACCAGAGGCTGCGGGAATCCCGGGAGCAGCTGCGGGAACGTCgggaagagctggagagagcaggagcagccctggagcagagcaTCGCCCAGATGAGGCAGAAAGCCCTCTGA
- the APC2 gene encoding adenomatous polyposis coli protein 2, producing MSGSIASYEQLVRQVEALKKENSHLRRELEDNSNHLSKLENETSDMKEVLKHLQGKLEQEARVMVSSGQTEVLDQLKALQMDITSLYNLKFPSEVAGAGRGAEDSPAAPVPHRDCPGDLGRATIRMLEELDRERCFLLGEIEKEEKEKVWYYTQLQSLATRLDELPHVETFSMQMDLIRQQLEFEAQHIRALMEERFGTADEMVQRAQIRASRLEQIDKELMEAQDKAQQPEPQLCGKVPGTEGDGSLDPPTHPEEGGSSKVEVVFWLLSMLATRDKEEMSRTLLAMSSSQESCQAMRRSGCLPLLIQILHDSEGDPGPPESPPGTKDARMRANAALHNIVFSQPDEGQAKKEMRVLHVLEQIRSYSETCWDWLQMQNRDGGRGPEGSAVPVPIEPQICQATCAIMKLSFDEEYRRAMNELGGLQAVAELLQVDYEMHKVTNDPLNLALRRYAGMALTNLTFGDVVNKATLCSRRGCMEAIVAQLGSDSEELHQVVSSILRNLSWRADINSKKVLREVGSVTGLTRCALHAGKESTLKSVLSALWNLSAHSTENKAAICGVEGALGFLVSTLTYKCQSNSLAIIESGGGILRNVSSLIATREDYRQVLRDHNCLQTLLQHLRSHSLTIVSNACGTLWNLSARSPRDQELLWDLGAVAMLRNLIHSKHKMIAMGSAAALRNLLTNRPPKYKDAAVVSPGSCMPSLYMRKQKALEAELDAKHLAETFDSMEKQSLKSQSAKKPTRHMESLVKDYASDSGCFDDDEVPNISTGVETASASILSMFLNSSFLQGQALPRALAQRRCPEPEKDGSGGGTTKPSEAKKPPLPEDDVSLAAEKLANKISSTVAKIDKLVEDISTMHTSSDDSFSLSSEDHCLDWQYGPEEAPEARAQSCSPCRLSDAGALAKRESLSRARALLRLKTAYTNLSNDSLNSTSTSDGYCTKEHMKPCTRAAFLDYRDELQRYQKRPSRLDLKSILGGKPERGEAKGRDPAEPEKPEQPDLPERAKKTVTFPSPKVLEEPEWKKEVGGKLSPDPQVHTIKLSPSYQHVPLLESLAKSGAATGTGHQSSVLGRKQAWLPPTLLQTAETLSKIPEKLPAHPPAAAEQESVQKYSVEDTPICFSRCSSLSSLSSADNVLDGQSHSENDLDSDSSLEILEMEEGDGEDEDGKQEKAEDRGPTTPAGLSQPITIPFPKRDKVFLRESSPSRQEDLTPSSSSENYIQETPLVMSRCSSVSSLGSFESPSIASSIQSDPCSEMISGTVSPSELPDSPGQTMPPSRSKTPLFELGCQPEKETSQFNIQWENNVKKFMEITDFKERFQLPQDLDSMVYFTVEKPNENFSCASSLSALPLHEHYVQKDVELKLMPTFPEKNSLNFAAHEKREERREERYLEGRRRADRPEPPDDDDIEILKECISSAMPSRFRKVKTSLLSGQVLHPQTKKPVHVPVYMLVPAHPGVPRHLRATARDLFKDDDSFTDSADGTPVNFSSAASLSDETLRYPATQEAEHPCGRRSGHPAGVLPEGHHEVGSTIPARRAASGSSAPARLGSAGKGRTGTEGKRGQAPSRSLELEVGDGGGTLGRRDGPQEEGVAFQPLCHTTPTEEAVYCFYEQDSDEPPEAGREVSGSAVSGSAAQPGRGPRRERWAGSLPRKDPEPLPRLAKAKPQSSLIADETPPCYSLSSSMSSLSDANLSEGEERGQPCGKATWGPRAGGQAPGGSNSSPSLNSEDDLLQKCIGSAMPKRRRPGTRRRVVERKQKPSGAVGRERKAEGRHRPAEDAGSDRGSDLDSVEWQAIQEGANSIVTWLHQAAASLSREPSSESDSILSFMSGLSVGSTLQLSLGRQEKNRAGSASGRDAARREHSKSRPDRKDAAGARPAGRGSTRAERSPAPAKPVPNLPVVFRGRTVIYMPNLAKDAPSPRATLKKSPAVKPEAPAPKNLSLSQQRSRSLHRLGKPPETGDLALPKRSTTPPARIGKGPPSSGSSRTSTPSQHGPKKLPSPSQLTKAAAPAAGKAGGSPSPPGPPPRAPAPKSPAPRQSKTQKSPVRIPFMQKPSRKVAPGRAAMPVLEEQGDGGKAQGGGPGGSRLNLVRMSSARSSGSDSDRSGFLRQLTFIKESSSLLLRHRTEPSASLPRRASPQRSRPALPAVFLCSSRCEELKAAKPASSGPRPLGTRVQPGGKAPAGAKPPRRTSSESPSRLPVKTAVPEPFKRYSSSPNISVGRRTGSPSPSSVLSGRSEASARRRQSEAVPGGQAAKPPVVMMKGTWRRIRDEDIPHILKSTLPSSALPLAPEDETPGAPSPRKTSDAVVQTEDFAAAKTNSSTSPTLEMRPGPPHARDGEAPAPAKPSLPISFGHEAPAGSFPASRHGSPSRAARVTPFNYVPSPMAVTAVAEKAVEKIQA from the exons ATGTCCGGGTCCATCGCCTCGTACGAGCAGCTGGTGCGGCAGGTGGAGGCGCTGAAGAAGGAGAACAGCCACCTCCGGCGGGAGCTGGAGGACAACTCCAACCACCTCTCCAAGCTGGAGAATGAGACCTCGGACATGAAG GAGGTCCTGAAGCACCTCCAGGgcaagctggagcaggaggcGAGGGTCATGGTGTCCTCGGGGCAGACAGAGGTCCTGGACCAGCTGAAAG ccctgcagatggACATCACCAGCCTCTACAACCTCAAGTTCCCCTCGGAGGTGGCCGGTGCGGGGCGCGGTGCCGAGGACAGCCCAGCGGCACCGGTACCTCACCGGGACTGCCCCGGGGACCTGGGCCGGGCCACCATCCGcatgctggaggagctggaccGGGAGAG gtgttttttgttggggGAAATcgagaaggaggagaaggagaaggtgtgGTACTACACCCAGCTCCAGAGCCTGGCCACCCGTCTGGATGAGCTGCCCCACGTGGAGACG TTCTCCATGCAGATGGATCTGATCCGGCAGCAGTTGGAGTTCGAGGCCCAGCACATCCGAGCGCTGATGGAGGAAAGGTTCGGCACGGCCGACGAGATGGTGCAGCGGGCACAG ATCCGTGCCTCCCGCCTGGAGCAGATCGACAAGGAGCTGATGGAGGCTCAGGACAAGGCGCAGCAGCCGGAGCCGCAG CTCTGCGGGAAGGTGCCGGGCACGGAGGGGGATGGGAGCCTCgacccccccacccaccccgaggagggaggcagcagcaag GTGGAGGTGGTCTTCTGGCTGCTGTCCATGCTGGCCACGCGGGACAAGGAGGAGATGTCCCGCACGCTGCTGGCCATGTCCAGCTCCCAGGAGAGCTGCCAGGCCATGAGGCGCTCGGGCTGCCTGCCCCTCCTCATCCAGATCCTGCACGACTCGGAGGGTGACCCCGGCCCCCCCGAGAGCCCCCCCGGCACCAAGGACGCCCGCATGAGGGCCAACGCTGCCCTCCACAACATCGTCTTCTCCCAGCCCGACGAAGGCCAAGCCAAGAAGGAGATGCGGGTGCTGCACGTGCTGGAGCAGATCCGCTCCTACTCGGAGACCTGCTGGGACTGGCTGCAGATGCAGAACCGGGACGGGGGGAGAGGTCCCGAGGGCAGCGCCG TGCCAGTGCCCATCGAGCCCCAGATCTGCCAGGCCACCTGTGCCATCATGAAGCTCTCATTTGATGAGGAGTACCGGCGGGCCATGAACGAGCTGG GTGGGCTGCAGGcagtggctgagctgctgcaggtggaCTACGAGATGCACAAGGTGACCAACGACCCCCTGAACCTGGCACTGCGGCGCTACGCTGGGATGGCCCTCACCAACCTCACCTTTGGCGACGTGGTTAACAAG GCGACGCTGTGCTCGCGCCGGGGCTGCATGGAGGCCATCGTGGCTCAGCTGGGCTCTGACAGTGAGGAGCTGCaccag GTGGTCTCCAGCATCCTGAGGAACCTTTCCTGGCGTGCTGACATCAACAGCAAGAAGGTGCTGCGGGAGGTGGGCAGCGTCACCGGGCTGACCCGCTGCGCCCTGCACGCCGGCAAG GAGTCGACTCTGAAGAGCGTCCTGAGCGCGCTGTGGAACCTGTCAGCACACAGCACGGAGAACAAAGCGGCCATCTGCGGGGTGGAGGGAGCCCTGGGCTTCCTGGTCAGCACCCTGACCTACAAGTGCCAGAGCAACTCCTTGGCCATCATCGAGAGCGGCGGTGGCATCCTCAGGAACGTCTCCAGCCTCATTGCCACGCGGGAGGACTACAG GCAGGTGCTCCGGGACCACAACTGCCTGCAGACGCTGCTGCAGCACCTCCGCTCGCACAGCCTCACCATCGTCAGCAACGCCTGCGGCACCCTCTGGAACCTCTCGGCCCGCAGCCCCCGTgaccaggagctgctctgggaccTGGGGGCGGTCGCCATGCTCCGCAACCTCATCCACTCCAAGCACAAGATGATCGCCATGGGCAGCGCCGCCGCGCTCCGCAACCTCCTCACCAACAGACCCCCCAAGTACAAGGACGCCGCCGTCGTCTCCCCGGGCTCCTGCATGCCCTCGCTCTACATGCGCAAGCAGAAGGCTCTGGAGGCCGAGCTGGATGCCAAGCACTTGGCCGAGACCTTCGACAGCATGGAGAAGCAGAGCCTGAAGAGCCAGAGTGCCAAGAAGCCCACGAGGCACATGGAGAGCCTGGTGAAGGATTACGCCTCCGATTCCGGCTGCTTCGATGATGACGAGGTGCCCAACATCTCCACCGGCGTGGAGACGGCCAGCGCCTCCATCCTCTCCATGTTCCTCAACTCCTCCTTCCTGCAGGGGCAGGCGCTGCCCCGGGCCCTGGCCCAGCGGCGCTGCCCGGAGCCAGAGAAGGACGGCAGTGGCGGCGGCACCACCAAACCATCCGAGGCCAAGAAGCCGCCGCTGCCTGAGGATGACGTCTCGCTGGCTGCCGAGAAGTTGGCCAACAAGATCTCCAGCACGGTGGCCAAGATCGACAAGCTGGTGGAAGACATCTCCACCATGCACACCTCCTCGGACGACAGCTTCAGCCTCAGCTCAGAGGATCACTGCCTGGACTGGCAGTACGGCCCCGAGGAGGCTCCCGAGGCGCGGGCTCAGTCCTGCTCCCCGTGCCGCCTCTCGGACGCCGGCGCCTTGGCCAAGCGGGAGAGCCTGAGCCGGGCGCGGGCGCTGCTGCGGCTGAAGACGGCGTACACCAACCTGTCCAACGACAGCCTcaacagcaccagcaccagcgACGGGTACTGCACCAAGGAGCACATGAAGCCCTGCACCAGGGCCGCCTTCCTCGACTACCGGGACGAGCTGCAGAGGTACCAGAAGCGGCCGAGCCGGCTCGACCTCAAGAGCATCCTGGGTGGGAAACCAGAACGCGGGGAAGCCAAGGGCAGGGACCCGGCTGAGCCGGAGAAGCCGGAGCAGCCAGACCTGCCTGAACGGGCCAAGAAGACGGTGAccttccccagccccaaggTTCTGGAGGAGCCCGAGTGGAAGAAGGAGGTGGGCGGCAAGCTCTCCCCCGACCCGCAGGTCCACACCATCAAGCTCTCCCCATCCTACCAGCACGTCCCTCTGCTCGAGAGCCTGGCCAAGAGCGGTGCAGCCACCGGCACCGGCCACCAATCTTCGGTCCTGGGCAGGAAGCAGGCCTGGCTGCCCCCCACGCTGCTGCAGACGGCAGAGACCCTGAGCAAGATCCCGGAGAAGCTGCCCGCCCACCCGCCGGCTGCGGCGGAGCAGGAGTCGGTGCAGAAGTACTCGGTGGAGGACACCCCCATCTGCTTCTCCCGCTgcagctccctctcctccctctcctcgGCTGACAACGTGCTGGACGGGCAGAGCCACAGCGAGAATGACCTGGATAGTGACTCCTCCCTGGAGATCCTGGAGATGGAGGAAGGGGACGGGGAAGATGAGGATGGGAAGCAGGAGAAGGCGGAGGATCGGGGTCCGACCACACCAGCGGGGCTCTCCCAGCCCATCACCATCCCGTTCCCAAAGCGCGACAAGGTCTTCCTGCGGGAATCATCGCCATCCCGCCAGGAGGACCTCACGCCCTCCAGCTCCTCGGAGAACTACATCCAGGAGACGCCGCTGGTGATGAGCCGCTGCAGCTCCgtcagctccctgggcagcttcgAGAGCCCCTCCATCGCCAGCTCCATCCAGAGCGACCCTTGCAGCGAGATGATCAGTGGCACCGTCAGTCCCAGCGAGCTGCCCGACAGCCCGGGGCAGACCATGCCACCCAGCCGCAGCAAGACACCCCTCTTCGAGCTGGGCTGCCAGCCAGAGAAGGAGACCAGTCAGTTCAACATCCAGTGGGAGAACAACGTCAAGAAGTTCATGGAGATCACCGACTTCAAGGAGCGCTTCCAGCTGCCCCAGGACCTGGACTCCATGGTCTACTTCACGGTGGAGAAACCCAACGAGAACTTCTCCTGCGCCTCCAGCCTGAGCGCCCTGCCCCTCCACGAGCACTACGTCCAGAAGGACGTGGAGCTCAAGCTGATGCCCACCTTCCCGGAGAAGAACAGCCTGAATTTTGCGGCTCACGAGAAGCGGGAGGAGCGGCGAGAGGAGCGGTACCTGGAGGGGCGGCGCCGGGCCGACCGCCCCGAGCCCCCCGATGACGACGACATCGAGATCCTGAAGGAATGCATCAGCTCCGCCATGCCCTCCCGATTCCGTAAGGTGAAGACCTCCCTGCTCTCCGGCCAGGTCCTGCACCCCCAGACCAAGAAGCCGGTGCACGTCCCCGTCTACATGCTGGTGCCAGCCCACCCCGGTGTCCCCAGGCACCTGCGTGCCACCGCCCGCGACCTCTTCAAGGATGACGACTCCTTCACCGACTCGGCCGACGGGACCCCGGTCAACTTCTCCAGCGCCGCCTCCTTGAGCGACGAGACCCTGAGGTACCCGGCCACCCAGGAGGCCGAGCACCCCTGTGGCAGGAGGTCGGGGCACCCAGCGGGGGTCTTACCCGAGGGGCACCACGAGGTGGGCAGCACCATTCCTGCCAGGAGAGCCGCCTCGGGCAGCTCGGCGCCCGCCCGGCTGGGCTCAGCCGGCAAGGGGAGAACGGGCACGGAGGGGAAGCGTGGCCAAGCCCCCAGCAGGAGCCTGGAGCTGGAAGTGGGGGATGGCGGGGGGACCCTCGGGAGGAGGGACGGTCcccaggaggagggggtggcTTTCCAGCCGCTGTGCCACACCACACCCACCGAGGAAGCCGTCTACTGCTTCTACGAGCAGGACTCGGACGAGCCGCCCGAGGCGGGCAGGGAGGTGTCCGGCAGCGCCGTGTCCGGCAGCGCCGCCCAGCCCGGCCGCGGCCCCCGGAGGGAGCGCTGGGCCGGCTCCCTCCCCCGCAAGGACCCCGAGCCCCTTCCCCGTCTGGCGAAGGCGAAGCCTCAGAGCAGCCTCATCGCCGACGAGACCCCACCCTGCTactccctcagctcctccatgAGCTCCCTCAGCGATGCCAACCTCTCCGAGGGCGAGGAGCGGGGCCAGCCCTGTGGCAAAGCCACCTGGGGGCCACGGGCGGGGGGCCAGGCCCCTGGGGGCTCCAacagctcccccagcctcaACTCggaggatgatctgctccagaAGTGCATCGGCTCGGCCATGCCCAAGCGCCGGCGGCCCGGGACACGGCGCAGGGTGGTGGAGCGCAAGCAGAAGCCGTCGGGTGCCGTcgggagggagaggaaagcgGAGGGCAGGCACCGCCCCGCCGAGGACGCCGGTTCCGACCGGGGCTCGGACCTGGACAGCGTGGAGTGGCAAGCCATCCAGGAGGGTGCCAACTCCATCGTCACCTGGCTGCACCAGGCTGCGGCTTCCCTCTCGCGGGAGCCTTCCTCCGAGTCCGACTCCATCCTCTCCTTCATGTCGGGGCTCTCGGTGGGGTCcaccctgcagctctccctgggcaggcaggagaagaaCCGGGCCGGCAGCGCGTCCGGCCGGGATGCGGCGAGGAGGGAGCACAGCAAGAGTCGCCCCGACAGGAAGGACGCGGCGGGTGCCCGTCCCGCCGGTCGGGGAAGCACCAGGGCGGAACGGAGCCCGGCGCCCGCCAAGCCGGTGCCCAACCTGCCGGTGGTCTTCCGTGGCAGGACCGTCATCTACATGCCCAACCTGGCCAAGGACGCCCCGAGCCCGCGGGCCACTCTGAAGAAAAGCCCCGCGGTGAAGCCAGAGGCGCCGGCACCCAAAAACCTCTCCCTGAGCCAGCAGCGGTCGCGGAGCCTGCACCGGCTGGGCAAACCCCCCGAAACCGGGGACCTGGCGCTGCCCAAGAGAAGCACGACGCCCCCCGCCCGCATCGGCAAGGGACCCCCTTCCTCGGGCTCCTCCCGCAcctccaccccctcccagcacgGCCCCAAGAAGCTGCCGTCACCCTCCCAGCTCACCAAAGCGGCTGCCCCGGCCGCGGGCAAGGCAGGAGGCTCGCCCTCCCCTCCGGGACCCCCGCCCAGAGCCCCGGCCCCCAAGTCCCCGGCCCCCAGGCAGTCCAAGACGCAGAAGTCTCCCGTCCGCATCCCCTTCATGCAGAAGCCCAGCAGGAAGGTGGCTCCGGGCCGGGCGGCGATGCcggtgctggaggagcagggggatgggggCAAAGCCCAGGGCGGGGGCCCGGGGGGCAGCCGGCTCAACCTGGTGCGGATGTCATCCGCCCGCTCCAGCGGCAGCGACTCGGATCGCTCGGGTTTCCTGCGCCAGCTCACCTTTATCAAGGAATCCTCCAGCCTGCTGCTCCGGCACCGCACCGAGCCCTCAGCCTCGCTGCCTCGCCGAGCATCCCCGCAGCGCAGCCGTCCCGCTCTCCCGGCCgttttcctctgctcctcccgCTGCGAGGAGCTCAAGGCGGCCAAGCCGGCGTCCTCCGGCCCACGGCCCCTCGGCACCAGGGTCCAGCCCGGCGGCAAGGCCCCCGCCGGTGCCAAACCGCCGCGGAGGACCAGCTCCGAGAGCCCGTCCCGGCTGCCGGTGAAAACCGCCGTCCCCGAGCCCTTCAAGCGCTACTCCTCCTCGCCCAACATCAGCGTGGGGCGGCGGACGGgcagcccctctccctcctccgTCCTCTCGGGCCGCTCCGAGGCTTCGGCGCGGCGGCGGCAGAGCGAGGCGGTGCCCGGGGGGCAGGCGGCCAAGCCCCCGGTGGTGATGATGAAGGGCACTTGGCGAAGGATTCGGGACGAGGACATCCCCCACATCCTCAAGAGCACCCTGCCCTCCTCCGCCCTGCCGCTGGCGCCCGAGGACGAGACCCCcggagcccccagccccaggaagaCCAGCGATGCCGTGGTGCAGACCGAGGACTTCGCCGCCGCCAAGACCAACTCCAGCACCTCGCCCACCCTGGAGATGCGCCCGGGACCCCCGCACGCCCGCGATGGAGAAGCCCCGGCCCCCGCCAAGCCCTCTCTGCCCATCTCCTTCGGGCACGAAGCCCCGGCCGGGTCCTTCCCTGCCAGCCGGCACGGGTCCCCCAGCAGAGCCGCCCGTGTCACTCCCTTCAACTAcgtccccagccccatggcagTGACAGCGGTGGCCGAGAAGGCAGTGGAGAAAATCCAGGCCTGA